The Planctellipticum variicoloris DNA window GTTCTTATTGAGCGATTTGGGCTGATCGAACGCAAGTTGCCCGTGTTCGCCAAACCGGAAGCAAAGCGCAGTCGTTACTACGTCACCGACAATTTCCTCCGTTCATGGCTGGCGGCGTTGGCCAATCCGGTTTCCGCGATAGCGTTTCGGCCGCTTCAGGAACTCGTCGATGAAGCCGACCAGCGCCTGGCAGATGTCGAAGGTGGTTCCTTGGAAAAACTGGCGGGCCAGCTTTATGAGGAACGAAGCCGCAATGGGGCAGGCGATTTTCCCATTACACATCGAATTCAAGGATTCTGGGATAAGGCGGATACCGAAATTGACCTGGTGGCTGTCAATGAGACGACTGAAACAATTCGATTTGGTTCCTGCAAGCGTTCACCGGGCAAGCTCATATCCGACGTGAACAACTTCAAGCAACACGTCGCACGATTCCTTCAAACGATGCCGAAATACCAGGGCTGGTCTAAGCAACTCGTCGGCATCTCGCCAGTATTGGACGCAGATCAACGCGCCATGCTGACCAGCCACGGCATCATTCCGCAGGATCTCAACGATCTCACACAGGGCTTGGGATAAAAGACTCTTCCACCGCGCCGGTCAACGCGACCACAGCATGAATGCAATGCCACTGCAATGTCAGTCGGGGTGACGGGATTCGAACCGGCCGCAGCCCTGACGACTACTTCACGTCAAACTGGTAGACGTTGATCTTCCAGTGACCGGTTCCTTTGACGCTGAAGCGGTATTTGCCGCCGCGGGCGACGTTCACGCTGCCGTGGTCGTGGAGCGGCTGTGCGGGGAGCCCTTGCGATGCTCGGGACTCTCCGCTGTCGCGGGTCCAGCGAATCTCATCGATCTTCCCGGTCTTGTCCCAGCGCAGCTCCCAGCCGTCGCGAACTTCAAATTCGTCCTTGACGTCGGCGGTCCCCTGGCCTTCGACCGTGTAGACCAGCGATTCCGCCGGGGGATGGATCACCCCTCGTCCGCCGCCGGCGAGAATCGTAATGACCATGACGCAGACCGCGCTGCCGACGGCGACTGCGAGGGCGGTTCGGTAGGGCAGAGCGGGGTGGGGCGGGCCAGCGGACATGAAGTTTCGGCTCGGAACGGAGGAAGGAAATCGGGCCTCGGTTTGAGGCTCCACCCCGAATTCTAGCCGGACCGTCCCGCTGGCGGCATCAGGCGGGGGACGGAGCCTTCTCCGGCGCGTCGAAGAACCTGGAAACCAGCGAAGCAGGCGGAGGGGTGGTGATCAGCGACACCCCCACGCCGGCGACGGCGGACGCCGCGAGCCCCCACAGCACGGGATCGACGCTGAGCAGGTAATAGGGCCGCACGGCGGATGCCAGGCCGATGCCGCGATCCGGGCCGAGAATTCCAAGAATCGTCGCCGCCAGGCCGGTCGGAGTTTCGCCCCCGACGGCCAGGGCCCAGGTTTGAATCCAGCCGGTGGCGTAGAGGCCGAAGTAGACGCCGAAGCCGCAAAGCATGGCCGCCATGACGCCATTCGCGGTCGACCGTCGCCAGTAGCAGGCCATGAGCGCCGGCGTCACGAATGCGGACGCCCCTGCCGAGCCGCTGATCACGACCAGCGCCTGCAGGTACTTGGGGGGGTAGATATTGGCGGCGATGCCGACGAAGCCGACAAGGACCATGGCGGCGCGGGTGACGAACTTGATCTGGTCCTGCGTGGCTTTCGGATTGATGAACCGGAGGTAGATGTCCTGCACGAGGCCTGAGGCGATCACGAGCACGAAGCAGCTTACGGAGGCCATGATCGCGCCGAACGGCGCGGCGAGAATCAGTCCGGTCAGCAGGCCGCCAAATGGAATGTCCTGCGTCACGTGCATGGCAATTCGCGGAATCACTTCGTCGGGCTGATTGAAGTCCGGCAGAATCGCCCGGGCGGCGATGCAGATCATGATCAGCGGGACGTAGATCAGGCAGTTGTAGCAGGCCAGCAGACAGATCGACTTCCGCATGACCTCGGTGTTCTGGGCCGCCATCACGCGGATCATGCTGGCCGGCGTGGCGAAGCCGGCATAGACCCAGATGAAGAACATCGAAATCGCCAGACCGATCGGCAGGAAATCGCGTCCGCCGGGCTCGTAGCCGGGTGCGAACACATAGCCGGGTCCGGTCCGCTCCATGGCGACGACAGTCGCCTGCTCCATCCCGCCCGCGGCAGGGAGCGCGAGGCAGAGCAGGATCATGACGCCGAACGCCATCATCACGCTCTGGAACAGGTCGGTCCAGACGGAGGCGAGGAAGCCGCCGATCATCGTGTAGCCGACGACGGTCACGCCGAACACCGCCAGGCCGAGGTAGAACTTCATGTCGATTTCGACCGGAAGGTCTTCGGACAGGACAAACGCCCCACTGCCGGGAATCGAGAGCTTCATGATCGTCGCCCCGGCCTTGAACTGGGCGATCATCGTGAAGCTCAGGAAGATGATGATCAGCAGCGACGCGGTCAGGCCGACGCGCGGAGCGGCGTAGCGTTCGCGGAACATATCGGGGACCGTCACGGTCTGCGTCTTGCGGGAGATCTGAGCGAGTCGTTTGCCGACGATGGCGAAGCCCGTCAGCGGCACGACCATATAGCTGCCGATCCAGAGCGTCACGACCCAGCCGTGGCTGTAGACCAGCGCGGGGAAGCCCATGAAGGTGCCGCCGCTCTGCACCGTGGCGGTCAGGGCCAGCGTCCACGCGCCCAGGCCGCGGTTGCCGAGAAAGAATCCTTCCAGAAACCGCTGCTTCTTGAGCGACCGCTGGGCCATCGTCCCCAGCCAGACCGAGGCGGCGATGAAGACGAGCAGAGCCCCCAGGACGGCGAGACCGGGGGAAGGGGCGTCTGCCAGGATAACTTCGGGCATGCGTGGTCCTCGGGGCGAGCGGGGAGTCGGGAGGGTTCAGCGGGCGGGAGGGACGCAGGTGCAGGCTCGAAGGTGAGGTTGAAGTGCTGGCGGGGACTCAGCCGTCGGATTCCTCGGGATGCGGATCGCCGAGATCCTCGTCGCGCATGAAGCCGAACGCAAAGATCCCCGAAGCGACGGTGCACAGCCCCCAGGGGAAGACAACGCCCCAGAAGATCCAGTCGGGGAAGCCGAACACGAATTTCAGCGACGCCGGGTCGCGGTTGTAGCCGTAGAGCCCGCAGTAGCTCAGCGAGTAAACGGTGGCGGTCAGCCAGATGCCGAAGGCGACCAGCATTTCCCGGCGGGAACTGGTGAGGACGGGATCTTCCTGAGGCATCGCGGCGGCCTTTCGGTGACAAAACGGAAATCGATGCGGCTGGGGGCGGCGTTACTTCGGATCTTCGTCCAGCCCGCGCGATATGAACAGCAGCTTGTAGAACGAATACAGCGTACAGCCGATGATGATCGACCAGGTCGATGCCAGAAACACCCACGCGAGAACGGTCATACGGCGGCTCCCGACTTCAGCTTGCGGCGATTCCACGCGACGGCGACCAGGCCCGCCAGCCCCAGAAATGTGGCGATCATCACTCCGCGATCAACAGTCCGGACCAGCTTCAGATTGTTGACGAAGGCGGCTTCGTCGGGATGCGCTCCGTCGGGGATCGGCAGGTCCCGGTGCAGCAGCATGCCGACCATTCCGTCCGGCGCCCATTCCCACGGCGGCGCCTCCTTCTGGCCGGCGGCGGCCGCGAGGTAGGTATCCCACCCGGCCTG harbors:
- a CDS encoding DUF997 family protein, producing MPQEDPVLTSSRREMLVAFGIWLTATVYSLSYCGLYGYNRDPASLKFVFGFPDWIFWGVVFPWGLCTVASGIFAFGFMRDEDLGDPHPEESDG
- a CDS encoding sodium:solute symporter family transporter, whose translation is MPEVILADAPSPGLAVLGALLVFIAASVWLGTMAQRSLKKQRFLEGFFLGNRGLGAWTLALTATVQSGGTFMGFPALVYSHGWVVTLWIGSYMVVPLTGFAIVGKRLAQISRKTQTVTVPDMFRERYAAPRVGLTASLLIIIFLSFTMIAQFKAGATIMKLSIPGSGAFVLSEDLPVEIDMKFYLGLAVFGVTVVGYTMIGGFLASVWTDLFQSVMMAFGVMILLCLALPAAGGMEQATVVAMERTGPGYVFAPGYEPGGRDFLPIGLAISMFFIWVYAGFATPASMIRVMAAQNTEVMRKSICLLACYNCLIYVPLIMICIAARAILPDFNQPDEVIPRIAMHVTQDIPFGGLLTGLILAAPFGAIMASVSCFVLVIASGLVQDIYLRFINPKATQDQIKFVTRAAMVLVGFVGIAANIYPPKYLQALVVISGSAGASAFVTPALMACYWRRSTANGVMAAMLCGFGVYFGLYATGWIQTWALAVGGETPTGLAATILGILGPDRGIGLASAVRPYYLLSVDPVLWGLAASAVAGVGVSLITTPPPASLVSRFFDAPEKAPSPA